ATATTTTATGACATGTTTACTACAGATATTTTATACACAAGAGGGAAGAGTTATATTTAAAATATATAAATTTTATATTACTGAAGAAGGAATGCGTAATTTTACACTGAATTTTTTAAGAATATATAATTTGATGCTTCTTTCATGGATTGTTACTACTAAGAAACTTTTGAATGGTAAGTTTAATAAGTATCAGACCGTTATAGAAAATGTAATTGATCTGGTGCCTCAAGCTCTGGTAATGGTCAGAAAAAGAATGAAAATAAAATGGTTTTTCAGATATATTTTGGAGCAGATAAAAGTAAAAAACTAATCTAAAATCATAATTGTCTATTCTGTAATTGATTTTATATAAAATATTTGTTAAAATTGAAATATAATTTTAAGGAGGGCAAAAATGGGATATAATTACAAAGACTTAGGTCTTACAAACACAAAAGCAATGTTTGCTAAAGCAAACAAAGAGGGTTATGCAGTACCTGCATTTAACTTTAACAACATGGAAATGGCACTTGCTATAGTTGAAGCTTGTGCTGAAATGGGATCACCTGTTATATTACAATGTTCAAAAGGAGCTTTAACTTATATGGGTCCAGATGTTGCACCTTTATTAGCTAAAGCAGCTGTAGATAGAGCAAGAAATATGGGTTCTGATATTCCAGTGGCTCTTCACTTAGACCATGGACCAGACCTAGAAACTGTTAAATTATGTATTGAATCTGGATTCTCATCAGTAATGATCGACGGATCTCACTATGATTTTGACAAAAATATTCAAGTTTCAAAAGAAGTTGCAGATTATGCTCACAAATTTGACGTAACTGTAGAAGCTGAATTAGGAGTATTAGCTGGTATAGAAGATGATGTTAAAGCTGAATCTCATACTTACACTAACCCTGATGAAGTTGAAGAATTTATAGGAAAAACTGGAGTTGACTCTTTAGCAATAGCTATTGGAACTTCTCACGGAGCTCACAAATTCAAACCAGGTGAAGATCCTAAATTAAGACTTGATATATTAAAAGAAATAGAAAAAAGAATACCTGGATTCCCTATCGTATTACACGGCTCATCAGCTGTACCTAAACAATATACAGATATGATTAAACAATATGGTGGAGAAGTTAAAGATGCAATTGGTATACCAGATGCTCAATTAAGAAGCGCTGCAAGCTCAGCAGTAGCTAAAATAAACGTTGACACTGATGGAAGACTTGCATTTACTGCTGCAGTAAGAA
This window of the Fusobacterium sp. DD2 genome carries:
- a CDS encoding energy-coupling factor transporter transmembrane protein EcfT → MLKSSLMILLGINILCDNLYVIFITTLIFLFLNFKYKIDVKKNMGKIKFLFFLYFMTCLLQIFYTQEGRVIFKIYKFYITEEGMRNFTLNFLRIYNLMLLSWIVTTKKLLNGKFNKYQTVIENVIDLVPQALVMVRKRMKIKWFFRYILEQIKVKN
- the fba gene encoding class II fructose-1,6-bisphosphate aldolase encodes the protein MGYNYKDLGLTNTKAMFAKANKEGYAVPAFNFNNMEMALAIVEACAEMGSPVILQCSKGALTYMGPDVAPLLAKAAVDRARNMGSDIPVALHLDHGPDLETVKLCIESGFSSVMIDGSHYDFDKNIQVSKEVADYAHKFDVTVEAELGVLAGIEDDVKAESHTYTNPDEVEEFIGKTGVDSLAIAIGTSHGAHKFKPGEDPKLRLDILKEIEKRIPGFPIVLHGSSAVPKQYTDMIKQYGGEVKDAIGIPDAQLRSAASSAVAKINVDTDGRLAFTAAVRRVLGTNPKEFDPRKYLGAAKEEMKAYYKTKIVDVFGSEGAYKKGTK